The Negativicutes bacterium genome has a window encoding:
- a CDS encoding EscU/YscU/HrcU family type III secretion system export apparatus switch protein, with product MEKIEKNEELGAEKPTKAIALKYDKENSVAPKVVAKGQGLIAENILNTALQNSIPVYQNKTLASMLMAVELDKEIPPDLYKAVAEVLAYVYSMDTKYKKR from the coding sequence ATGGAAAAGATAGAAAAAAATGAGGAACTAGGAGCTGAAAAGCCCACTAAGGCCATTGCTTTAAAATATGATAAAGAAAATTCTGTTGCCCCGAAGGTTGTAGCGAAAGGGCAAGGGTTAATTGCGGAAAATATTTTAAATACAGCATTGCAAAATTCCATTCCGGTTTATCAAAATAAAACCTTAGCCAGTATGTTAATGGCAGTGGAACTTGATAAAGAGATTCCGCCGGATTTATATAAAGCGGTAGCGGAAGTGTTGGCTTATGTTTATTCGATGGATACAAAATATAAAAAAAGATAA
- a CDS encoding YraN family protein gives MDKITYGKLGEEKAQQFLKQQGYKILAVNYQLRCGEIDIIAQKGKVIIFAEVKTRISDLYGVPAAAVNLKKQQKIIKVARQYLLRHNKEDGPCRFDVIEVYLRDNTSKINHIEDAFWA, from the coding sequence ATGGATAAAATTACTTATGGCAAATTAGGTGAAGAAAAAGCGCAACAATTTTTAAAGCAACAAGGCTATAAAATTCTTGCAGTTAATTACCAGTTAAGATGTGGTGAAATTGATATTATTGCACAAAAAGGCAAGGTTATTATTTTTGCTGAAGTAAAAACGAGAATAAGTGACTTATATGGTGTGCCGGCAGCAGCTGTTAACTTAAAAAAACAGCAAAAAATTATCAAGGTGGCCAGACAATATTTGTTGCGTCATAATAAAGAAGATGGTCCTTGTCGCTTTGATGTGATTGAAGTTTACTTAAGAGATAATACCAGTAAAATCAATCATATTGAAGATGCGTTTTGGGCTTAG